CCGCTGATCATCAGGAAGGCGACACCCACGGAGACGACACCGACCTCTCCCGCCAGCGCAAGTATGCTGTAAAGCGTGGGCAGCGTCAGGAACTTCTCGGGAACTAGTACCGCGAATATGAGTGCGATGCTTAGGAAGCTCACCCCCACGCCAAGCTCGGGGTGCTGGAGGAAAGTGACAATCATCCTACTGGTTTCTCGACTCATGGCGAACACCCAGAGAAAAAAAGGGTTATTTACACGGAGTTACGCTCCACCTGTGGTCGCTATCTGCTTCTTAACCAGGTCCAGCTTAGCCTTGTCGATGACCGTGGGGCCTGTCGGGACCTGTGCTGGCGGCATGATGCCGTACTTCACGTAGAGGTACATGAAGACGACGGGGAGGAAGCCCTGAGCGTACGGCTGCTGGCTCACAGCCGCGTCGAGCTCACCGGCCTCGATCGCTTTGAGGATCACGTCGTCTATGTCGACTGTGAGGAGGCGCACCTTGCCTGTGAGCTTCATCTCTCGGAGAACTTGAAGCGCTGGGTGCGCGCCCAGTGGCCCTAGGGTGAAGATAGCGTCAGTCTCCGGGTGAGCTGTTAGGTAGCTTCGGAAAACCTCCGCGGCTTTAGTGGGGTCGGTAGTGATGTCGAGCTTCTCGACGGGGACGTCGGGGTACGCTTTCTTGATAGCGTCGGTGATTCCCTGGGCTCTCGTCTCGAGGCCTACGTGCCCTACCTCGTGGATACCGATCACGACGCGCTTAGGCTTGTACCCCTTGTCGACCAAATACTTGGCCAGGTAGTAGCCGGCGTCGTACTCGTTCTGGCCGATGTAGGTGATGTACGGGATCCTCTCCTTCTCGGGCCTCGGGTCGGGGACGTTCACCGCTATAACCGGTATGCCCATGCCGATCGCTCTCCGGGCCGGCTCGTCGAGGGCTTTGTAGTCAGTGATCGTCAGGATGATGCCCTGCGGCCTAGCGGCGATCGCGCTGTTCAGCAAGTCCACGAGCGCCGGGATGCTGAACTTCTCGGGACCGGAGTAAACTACCTTCACGTTGAGCAGTGCTGCCGCGTCCTGGCTTCCCTTGATGACGGGAGCCCACCACGGGTCAGCGGGCCCGCCGTGAGAGACGTAGTAGAACGTGTACTCAGGGGCGGCGGGCGCAGCGGGAGCGGCGGGTCTCGGTGCGAGGAGGTACCCTACGACAGCGCCTACGATCAGGCCTATCACTAGGAATGCTAGGGCTGGAAGCATCGGTATTTTCTGGGTTTTCTGGGCCATGTTTATCGGGGTCAGAAAAATCCAAATACTGTAAATATGCCGTTTTCGAAATCTTTATAAGATCAAGGGGCTTTCCTCAGGAGAACCTAGCCCGGAGCTTCGAGGATTTAGGATAGTTGTGGCTTTATAGCTAGCTTTCAGCTTCCCTTGAGATTAAAGCCTAGATGGCGTCTCCCAGCGTCGAAGCGCTCCCCCTCTAGTAGCGTGGTTCTAGCGAGCGGCCTGGCTAGCTCGTTGAAGAGGAGCTTCGACTTTGAAGGGCGAAGCGGGCGTGCCTACGCGGGCACCATCTCGTGGTGGGCGAGAGCTCTTCCGAGAAGTGGGAACCGAGAAAATTGCTGGGAGCGGGAAGCAATCGGGTAGCTTGCGTCCGGGTTTAGCTCAGCTTCTGCCTATGAGGCTGGCTTTGGGCTACCCGGCTTGGAAGAGCGCTGTTTCGACTTCTTCAAGGAAGTGTTTTACGCGGGGTTCAGATGCCCCGTCTCCGGATACCAGGTTGACCAGCATCCCCCTCACTATTGTCCTGACGGCGTCCCTCTCGGATAGTCCGCGGGAGCGGAGGTAGAAGAGCGCTTCAGGGTCGATCGGCGAATGCGAAGCGGAGTGGCTAGCCTCTGCGGGCTCGTCGGAGTTTATCTCAAGCATCGGCGCGGAGTAGGCTCTGGAGTCGGGAGTCAAGGGGATGAGGCGGGATTCGACCCTGATGGCGGAGCCTCTCGAGCCTCTCTCCACCGTGGAGAGCCCCTTGTGGACAACGGTCCCCTTCGAGGCGAAGCCTACAACTTTCACGAGCACTTTTGTTCGCTGTGCTAGCTGGAGTGTACTCGTGCTGAACGTCACGTGAGAGTTCGCCGGCGCTGCCAGAGCTCCTCTGATGAGCGCGCCGGCGTTCTCGCCTCTCACCGTGTAGCTTTCCTCAACGTGGTCTGCAAAGCCTCCAACGACTAGGCTTAGTGTTCTGAGCCGCGACCCAGTGTCGAGCGAAGCCCAGTGGAAGAGAGCAGTGGAGGAGCCCGGCGAGTCTACTAGCACCTCCACGATGTCGGCGCTAACCCCTGGAGCCACGCGCGTTCTCAGCGAAACCGTGAGAAGCCCCGCAGCCTCGCTCGGCGAGAAGGATGCGAGAATCAGCGTTGAATCTCGAAGAACTTCGAGCTCGAGGTGCACCGACTTGACCCCCTGGAGAGGCTTTTCGAGGAGAATCACCGCATCTCCCCTCACAGACGTTTTCCTCGCAAGAGTGAGGTTCTCGACATGGAACTGGAAGAGCTTCAAGCCGATGGGCTTCACGTCAGCTAGCTCTAAGCCCGGCTCTA
This region of Thermofilum sp. genomic DNA includes:
- a CDS encoding SufD family Fe-S cluster assembly protein, with translation MRAVYLQLPYQIVRDSPTVKYYTDWTRFEKFLENPGEPTAGGFDARLLEKLGASPSILVGVRDRGVEPGLELADVKPIGLKLFQFHVENLTLARKTSVRGDAVILLEKPLQGVKSVHLELEVLRDSTLILASFSPSEAAGLLTVSLRTRVAPGVSADIVEVLVDSPGSSTALFHWASLDTGSRLRTLSLVVGGFADHVEESYTVRGENAGALIRGALAAPANSHVTFSTSTLQLAQRTKVLVKVVGFASKGTVVHKGLSTVERGSRGSAIRVESRLIPLTPDSRAYSAPMLEINSDEPAEASHSASHSPIDPEALFYLRSRGLSERDAVRTIVRGMLVNLVSGDGASEPRVKHFLEEVETALFQAG
- a CDS encoding sugar ABC transporter substrate-binding protein → MAQKTQKIPMLPALAFLVIGLIVGAVVGYLLAPRPAAPAAPAAPEYTFYYVSHGGPADPWWAPVIKGSQDAAALLNVKVVYSGPEKFSIPALVDLLNSAIAARPQGIILTITDYKALDEPARRAIGMGIPVIAVNVPDPRPEKERIPYITYIGQNEYDAGYYLAKYLVDKGYKPKRVVIGIHEVGHVGLETRAQGITDAIKKAYPDVPVEKLDITTDPTKAAEVFRSYLTAHPETDAIFTLGPLGAHPALQVLREMKLTGKVRLLTVDIDDVILKAIEAGELDAAVSQQPYAQGFLPVVFMYLYVKYGIMPPAQVPTGPTVIDKAKLDLVKKQIATTGGA